A window of Ictidomys tridecemlineatus isolate mIctTri1 chromosome 1, mIctTri1.hap1, whole genome shotgun sequence contains these coding sequences:
- the LOC144377125 gene encoding protocadherin beta-5-like: MQTALAKPPQKRQVIFLAILLFLWGADSKAIRYSIPEETESGYSVANLAKDLGLRVGELATRGARIHHKGSKQLLQLDVKTGKLLLQEKLDREVLCGATEPCVLHFQLLLENPVQLFQVDVQLTDVNDHSPEFLDREMILRIPESAQPGTVFALKSAQDLDMGSNSVQNYTISPNSYFRVAIHNRGDGRKYPELVLDKALDREEESELHLTLTALDGGAPPRSGTVIVRIEVVDINDNAPEFLQSLYEVQVPENSPINSLVLVVSAKDLDAGTHGSVVYSLFEGDEISQPFVIHEKTGEIRLQRALDFEATQYYNVEIVATDSGGFSGKCTVAIEVVDVNDNAPELTMSTLSSSIPENSPETVVAIFSVSDPDSGDNGRMVCSIQNNLPFFLKPTFENFYTLVTERPLDRESRAEYNITITVTDLGSPRLNTQHNITVLISDVNDNAPAFSQTSYTLLVQENNQPALHIGSVSATDRDSGTNAQITYSLLPNQDLNLPLASLVSINADNGQLFALRALDFEALQAFEFRVGATDQGSPALSSQALVRVVVLDDNDNSPFVLYPMQNASAPCTELVPRAAEQGYLVTKVVAVDGDSGQNAWLSYQLLKATEPGLFGVWAHNGEVRTTRLLSERDAARHRLVVLVKDNGEPPLSASVTLHVLLVDGFSQPFLPLPEEAPERAQGDSLTVYLVIALASVSSLFLFSVLVFVVVRVCRRRRVDSQGVYSMPEGHFPGHLVDVSGTGTLSQSYQYEVFLTRDSGNSDFKFLKPVYPILPPQSAREEN, translated from the coding sequence ATGCAGACTGCTCTAGCAAAACCCCCGCAGAAAAGGCAAGTCATTTTTCTTGCTATACTGTTGTTTTTGTGGGGGGCTGACTCTAAGGCGATTAGATATTCCATTCCAGAAGAAACAGAAAGCGGCTACTCTGTGGCCAACCTGGCAAAAGATCTGGGGCTCAGGGTGGGGGAGCTGGCCACTCGGGGAGCACGAATCCATCACAAAGGCAGCAAACAGCTCTTGCAACTTGATGTAAAAACCGGCAAATTACTTCTACAGGAAAAACTAGACCGGGAGGTACTGTGTGGGGCTACAGAACCCTGTGTATTGCATTTCCAACTGTTACTGGAAAACCCAGTGCAGTTGTTTCAAGTTGATGTGCAACTCACAGATGTAAATGACCATTCTCCAGAGTTCCTAGACAGGGAAATGATCCTTAGAATCCCAGAGAGCGCCCAGCCAGGGACTGTGTTTGCTTTGAAATCAGCTCAGGACTTGGACATGGGTAGCAACAGTGTTCAGAACTACACAATCAGCCCCAACTCCTATTTTCGTGTTGCTATTCACAATCGCGGAGATGGCAGAAAATACCCAGAGCTGGTGTTGGACAAAGCCCTGGACCGGGAGGAAGAGTCTGAGCTTCATTTAACCCTCACAGCACTGGATGGTGGGGCGCCGCCCAGGTCTGGAACCGTCATAGTTCGCATTGAGGTGGTAGACATTAATGATAATGCCCCCGAATTTTTACAGTCCCTGTATGAGGTACAGGTTCCTGAGAACAGTCCCATAAACTCCTTAGTTCTCGTTGTCTCTGCGAAAGATTTAGATGCAGGAACTCATGGGAGTGTAGTCTATTCTTTATTTGAAGGTGACGAAATTTCTCAACCATTTGTAATACACGAAAAAACAGGAGAAATTCGTCTGCAAAGGGCATTGGATTTTGAGGCAACTCAATATTATAACGTGGAAATTGTAGCCACAGACAGTGGGGGCTTTTCAGGAAAATGCACAGTGGCCATAGAAGTGGTGGATGTGAATGACAATGCTCCTGAACTAACCATGTCGACACTCAGCAGCTCTATCCCAGAAAACTCCCCAGAGACTGTAGTTGCCATTTTCAGCGTTTCTGATCCAGATTCTGGGGACAATGGTAGGATGGTTTGCTCCATACAAAACAATCTCCCCTTCTTCTTGAAGCCCACATTTGAAAACTTTTACACCTTGGTGACAGAGAGGCCACTGGacagagagagcagagcagagtaCAATATCACCATCACAGTCACTGACTTGGGGTCACCTAGGTTGAATACCCAGCACAACATAACTGTTCTCATCTCTGACGTCAACGACAACGCCCCCGCCTTCTCCCAAACGTCATACACGCTGTTGGTGCAGGAGAACAACCAGCCCGCCCTGCACATAGGGAGTGTCAGCGCCACAGACAGAGACTCAGGCACCAATGCCCAGATCACCTACTCGCTGCTGCCAAACCAGGACCTGAACCTGCCCCTCGCCTCGCTGGTCTCCATCAACGCAGACAATGGGCAGCTGTTCGCGCTGAGGGCGCTGGACTTCGAGGCCCTGCAGGCGTTCGAGTTCCGCGTGGGCGCCACAGACCAAGGCTCTCCTGCGCTCAGCAGCCAGGCGCTGGTGCGAGTGGTGGTGCTGGACGACAATGACAACTCGCCCTTCGTGCTGTACCCAATGCAGAACGCCTCTGCGCCCTGCACTGAGCTGGTGCCCAGGGCGGCAGAGCAGGGCTACCTGGTCACCAAAGTGGTGGCAGTGGACGGAGACTCGGGTCAGAACGCCTGGCTGTCATACCAGCTGCTCAAGGCTACGGAGCCAGGGCTGTTTGGCGTGTGGGCACACAATGGCGAGGTGCGCACCACCAGGCTGCTGAGCGAGCGCGACGCAGCCAGGCACAGGCTGGTGGTGCTGGTCAAGGACAATGGCGAGCCTCCGCTATCTGCCAGTGTCACGCTGCATGTGCTGCTGGTGGATGGCTTCTCCCAGCCCTTCCTGCCGCTCCCTGAAGAGGCGCCAGAGCGCGCGCAGGGGGACTCTCTCACTGTCTACTTGGTCATCGCCTTGGCTTCGGTgtcatctctcttcctcttctctgtgctGGTGTTCGTGGTGGTGAGAGTGTGCAGGAGGCGCAGGGTGGACTCGCAGGGTGTCTATTCTATGCCTGAGGGTCACTTTCCTGGCCACTTGGTGGATGTCAGTGGTACAGGGACCCTGTCCCAGAGCTACCAGTATGAGGTTTTTTTGACCAGAGACTCTGGGAATAGCGACTTCAAGTTCCTGAAGCCTGTATATCCAATCCTACCTCCTCAGAGCGCTAGAGAAGAAAACTAG
- the LOC106144853 gene encoding protocadherin beta-4, giving the protein MEKLERIQANRQVMVFIFMVFMSQGRTEPLRYFIQEETEIRSFVAHLTKDLGLGTGELAARSARVVSDDDKQHLLLDPQTGDLLLRETLDREELCGPIEQCVLYFHVLLEMPVQIFQGELWIQDINDHSPAFTDGEVHLKIPENSQPGTLFPLKVAQDLDVGSNGLQKYTISPNSHFHILTRNHSEGKKYPDLVQDKALDREEQPEFSLTLMALDGGSPPRSGTITVRILIMDVNDNAPEFVHTPYEVQVLENSPLDSSILSVLARDADAGNFGSVSYSLFQPSDEIKQTFSINEITGEIRLRKKLDFEKIKSYLVEIEAIDGGGLSGKGTVFIEVVDVNDNAPELTISSLASSIPENAPETVVSIFRVRDRDSGDNGKMTCSIPDNVPFILKPTFKNFYTLVTESPLDRESRAEYNITITVTDLGTPRLKTKHSINILVSDVNDNAPAFSQTSYTLLVRENNSPALHIGSVSATDRDSGTNAQITYSLLPTQDPHLPLASLVSINADNGQLFALRALDFEALQAFEFHVGATDQGSPALSSQALVRVVVLDDNDNSPFVLYPMQNASAPCTELVPRAAEQGYLVTKVVAVDGDSGQNAWLSYQLLKATEPGLFGVWAHNGEVRTARLLSERDAARHRLVVLVKDNGEPPLSASVTLHVLLVDGFSQPYLPLPEVAPERAQGDSLTVYLVIALASVSSLFLFSVLVFVVVRLCRRRRAVPLGVFSVPEGHLPGHLVDVSGTGTLSQSYQYEVCLAGDSGSGEFKFLKPIFPNLLVEHAGREVKENSPCRNSFVFS; this is encoded by the coding sequence ATGGAGAAGCTGGAAAGAATTCAAGCAAACAGGCAAGTGatggtctttatttttatggtgttCATGTCTCAGGGTCGCACGGAGCCTCTTCGTTATTTTATACAGGAGGAAACAGAGATCCGCTCCTTTGTAGCCCATCTGACCAAGGACCTGGGCCTGGGAACTGGGGAACTGGCTGCCCGGTCTGCTCGAGTTGTGTCTGATGATGACAAACAGCATTTGCTGTTGGATCCTCAGACTGGAGATTTGCTTCTCAGGGAGACATTAGACCGGGAAGAGCTGTGTGGCCCTATTGAACAGTGTGTACTGTATTTCCATGTCTTGCTGGAAATGCCAGTGCAAATTTTTCAGGGAGAATTATGGATCCAGGACATAAATGACCACTCTCCAGCATTCACTGATGGGGAAGTGCACTTGAAAATACCAGAAAACAGCCAGCCAGGGACTCTATTTCCATTGAAAGTAGCCCAGGATTTGGATGTGGGTAGCAATGGGCTTCAAAAATACACCATCAGTCCCAATTCTCATTTTCACATCCTTACACGAAATCACAGTGAGGGCAAGAAATACCCAGACCTGGTACAAGACAAAGCCCTGGATAGAGAGGAGCAGCCTGAATTCAGCTTAACCCTCATGGCTCTGGACGGTGGCTCTCCACCTAGATCTGGAACAATCACAGTTCGAATCCTGATCATGGACGTCAATGACAATGCTCCCGAGTTTGTGCATACCCCATATGAGGTGCAGGTCCTGGAGAACAGCCCCTTAGATTCCTCAATCCTCAGTGTCTTAGCTAGGGATGCAGATGCTGGAAATTTTGGTAGTGTTTCCTATAGCTTGTTCCAACCATCTGATGAGATTAAGCAAACTTTCTCAATAAATGAAATCACAGGGGAAATCCGACTGAGGAAGAAATtggattttgaaaaaattaaatcttatCTCGTGGAAATTGAGGCTATAGATGGAGGAGGCCTTTCTGGAAAAGGCACTGTGTTTATAGAGGTGGTGGACGTGAATGACAATGCCCCAGAACTTACCATATCGTCACTCGCCAGCTCCATCCCAGAAAATGCTCCTGAGACGGTGGTTTCTATCTTCCGAGTTCGAGACAGAGATTCTGGAGACAATGGAAAGATGACTTGCTCTATTCCAGATAATGTGCCCTTCATTCTAAAACCGACATTCAAGAACTTTTACACCCTGGTGACAGAGAGCCCGCTGGacagagagagcagagcagaaTACAACATCACCATCACAGTCACCGACTTGGGGACGCCCAGGCTAAAAACCAAGCACAGCATAAACATCCTCGTCTCTGACGTCAACGACAACGCCCCTGCCTTCTCCCAAACGTCATACACGCTGTTGGTGCGAGAGAACAACAGCCCCGCCCTGCACATAGGCAGTGTCAGTGCCACAGACAGAGACTCAGGCACCAATGCCCAGATCACCTACTCGCTGCTGCCAACCCAAGACCCGCACCTGCCCCTCGCCTCGCTGGTCTCCATCAACGCAGACAATGGGCAGCTGTTCGCGCTGAGGGCGCTGGACTTCGAGGCCCTGCAGGCATTCGAGTTCCACGTGGGCGCCACAGACCAAGGCTCTCCCGCGCTCAGCAGCCAGGCGCTGGTGCGAGTGGTGGTGCTGGACGACAATGACAACTCGCCCTTCGTGCTGTACCCAATGCAGAACgcctctgctccctgcacagAGCTGGTACCCAGGGCGGCAGAGCAGGGCTACCTGGTCACCAAGGTGGTGGCGGTGGATGGAGACTCGGGCCAGAACGCCTGGCTGTCATACCAGCTGCTCAAGGCCACGGAGCCAGGGCTGTTTGGCGTGTGGGCGCACAATGGCGAGGTGCGCACTGCCAGGCTGCTGAGCGAGCGCGACGCGGCCAGGCACAGGCTGGTGGTGCTGGTCAAGGACAATGGCGAGCCTCCGCTGTCTGCCAGTGTCACGCTGCACGTGCTGCTGGTGGATGGCTTCTCCCAGCCCTACCTGCCGCTCCCTGAAGTGGCGCCCGAGCGTGCGCAGGGGGACTCGCTCACTGTCTACTTGGTCATCGCCTTGGCTTCGGTgtcatctctcttcctcttctctgtgctGGTGTTTGTGGTTGTGAGGCTGTGCAGGAGGCGCAGGGCGGTGCCGCTGGGTGTCTTTTCTGTGCCTGAGGGCCACCTTCCTGGACACCTGGTGGATGTCAGTGGCACAGGGACACTGTCTCAGAGCTACCAGTATGAGGTGTGTCTGGCTGGAGACTCTGGGTCTGGTGAGTTCAAATTCCTGAAGCCAATATTCCCAAACCTCTTGGTTGAGCACGCTGGGAGAGAAGTTAAGGAAAATTCCCCCTGCAGAAATAGTTTTGTATTCAGCTAA